Proteins from a single region of Punica granatum isolate Tunisia-2019 chromosome 8, ASM765513v2, whole genome shotgun sequence:
- the LOC116188870 gene encoding uncharacterized protein LOC116188870: MEMPELPISSSEKKTQQFSNLLIPLLILFSSFLLSHPLYFFKLLSFLSPLLVTTFLILLFTSYRALRRSTGSVVGGKGEVELQSGEEGAEENEVYKIFFEASHLKDGLQESEVLVDKFLICGDASDGVFGERLEEKKLQENNDGDNGDEKDGNAQAEKTLEELFQEKEEAGECEAVVLQVVEEKEEVKEVKEANPEVKEAIPESTNCDLGSKAEECASRAWRNSRRLSNSLRIFEKSDGGVAADEKMGLVLGGFGSMRRTEKEWKRTLACKLFEERHSNGEGSQGGGDDEEGMDLLWETYEKSDRPASVPKTNSSKKAVKDSPKKTRKKEALQKEVGDEEEEEDDGDEEEEEINGHFCCLQALKLSAGKVNLGMGKPNIARISKAFRGIGWLHHGRARKGLIH; the protein is encoded by the coding sequence ATGGAAATGCCCGAGCTACCGATCTCGAGCTCAGAGAAGAAGACCCAACAATTCTCTAACCTCCTCATCCCGCTCCTCATTCTATtctcctccttcctcctctCTCACCCTCTCTACTTTTTCAAGCTCCTATCTTTCCTGTCACCCCTCCTTGTCACCACCTTCCTCATCCTCCTCTTCACCTCGTATAGAGCTCTCAGAAGATCGACCGGCAGTGTAGTTGGCGGGAAAGGGGAGGTTGAGCTTCAGTCAGGTGAGGAGGGTGCTGAGGAGAATGAAGTGTACAAGATTTTCTTCGAAGCTTCTCACTTGAAAGATGGGCTGCAAGAATCTGAAGTGCTGGTCGACAAGTTCTTGATCTGTGGAGATGCCAGTGATGGGGTGTTCGGTGAGCGTTTGGAGGAGAAGAAATTGCAAGAAAACAATGATGGTGACAATGGTGATGAGAAAGATGGTAATGCTCAAGCAGAGAAGACATTAGAGGAGCTGTTTCAAGAGAAGGAAGAGGCCGGAGAGTGCGAAGCGGTGGTTCTGCAGGTTGTggaggagaaagaagaagtgAAAGAGGTTAAAGAAGCCAACCCAGAGGTTAAAGAAGCCATCCCAGAGTCGACGAACTGTGATTTGGGGAGTAAAGCAGAGGAATGTGCTTCGAGGGCATGGAGGAATTCAAGAAGGCTAAGCAACAGCCTAAGGATATTCGAAAAAAGCGACGGAGGGGTTGCAGCAGATGAGAAGATGGGCTTGGTCCTTGGAGGGTTTGGGTCGAtgaggaggaccgagaagGAGTGGAAGCGGACGCTGGCGTGCAAGCTGTTCGAGGAGCGGCACAGCAACGGGGAGGGAAGTCAAGGTGGCGGTGATGATGAGGAGGGGATGGACTTGCTGTGGGAGACTTACGAGAAGAGCGACCGTCCCGCTTCCGTTCCTAAGACCAATAGCAGCAAGAAAGCGGTGAAAGATAGTCCGAAGAAGACGAGGAAGAAGGAGGCGTTGCAGAAGGAGGTGGGCGacgaagaggaggaagaagatgatggtgatgaagaagaagaggagataAACGGGCATTTCTGCTGCTTGCAGGCACTGAAGCTGTCAGCAGGGAAGGTGAACTTAGGGATGGGGAAGCCGAACATCGCGAGGATCTCGAAAGCCTTCCGAGGGATCGGGTGGCTTCACCATGGGAGAGCAAGAAAGGGTCTCATCCATTGA
- the LOC116189035 gene encoding wound-induced basic protein, with protein MIYDVNSPLFRSFLSQKGGSSDKRKMEEQKPKEQKPKASENKPVMNE; from the exons ATGATCTACGACGTCAACTCTCCCCTCTTCCGATCCTTCCTCAGCCAGAAGGGCGGCTCTTCCGACAAGAG GAAGATGGAAGAACAGAAGCCCAAGGAGCAGAAGCCCAAGGCCAGCGAGAACAAGCCCGTTATGAACGAGTGA
- the LOC116188269 gene encoding galacturonosyltransferase 8 gives MASHHRPQPSPVNLSLFKLFVSVVTAAAFLFLTFSFLFTSSSSSSPDASRFHSLGFSSAGNGYGSIRRSILAMKSDPLKPRLDQIQKQADDHRALALAYASYARKLKLEHGKLVRIFVDLSRNFSDLLKKPSYHTLFESDSVNVDESVLRQFEKEVKERIKVTRQLISESKESFDNQLKIQKLKDTIFALNELLTKAKKQGAFSSLIAAKSIPKSLHCLSMRLMEERIAHPDKYVDDGKPPMPELEDPNLYHYAIFSDNVLAASVVVNSAVKNAMEPWKHVFHVVTDKMNLGAMQVMFKLKDYNGAHIEVKAVEDYKFLNSSYVPVLRQLESANLQRFYFENKLENATKDTTNMKFRNPKYLSILNHLRFYLPEMYPKLHRILFLDDDIVVQKDLTDLWKIDMDGKVNGAVETCFGSFHRYSQYMNFSHPLIKEKFNPKACAWAYGMNFFDLDAWRREKCTEEYHYWQNLNENRTLWKLGTLPPGLITFYSTTKPLDKSWHVLGLGYNPSISMDEIHNAAVVHFNGNMKPWLDIAMNQFKPLWTKHVDYDLEFIQACNFGL, from the exons ATGGCGAGCCACCATCGCCCCCAGCCCTCCCCCGTCAACCTCTCCCTCTTCAAGCTCTTCGTCTCCGTCGTCACCGCCGCCgccttcctcttcctcactttctccttcctcttcacctcctcctcctcctcctcccccgaCGCCTCCCGCTTCCACTCCCTG GGGTTTAGTTCTGCTGGAAATGGATATGGATCTATCCGGAGATCGATACTCGCGATGAAGTCGGATCCTCTGAAGCCCCGACTAGATCAGATACAGAAGCAAGCTGATGACCACAGGGCTCTCGCGCTGGCCTATGCGTCTTACGCGCGTAAGCTTAAGCTTGAGCATGGGAAACTAGTCAGGATCTTTGTCGATCTCTCGAGGAACTTCAGTGATCTTTTGAAGAAGCCCTCCTACCACACTCTCTTTGAATCGGATTCAGTCAATGTTGATGAATCTGTACTTCGGCAGTTCGAGAAGGAAGTGAAGGAGCGTATCAAGGTCACTCGCCAGTTGATATCGGAGTCGAAGGAGTCCTTTGACAATCAATTGAAGATCCAGAAGTTGAAAGATACTATCTTTGCGCTTAATGAGCTGTTGACGAAGGCAAAGAAGCAGGGGGCTTTTTCAAGTTTAATCGCTGCGAAGTCGATCCCGAAGAGCTTGCATTGCCTCTCAATGCGATTGATGGAGGAGAGGATTGCCCATCCCGACAAGTATGTGGATGATGGGAAGCCTCCTATGCCGGAATTGGAGGATCCAAACCTTTACCATTATGCAATCTTCTCAGATAATGTGCTCGCAGCCTCGGTGGTCGTGAATTCTGCAGTGAAGAATGCGATGGAGCCATGGAAACATGTCTTCCATGTGGTGACTGATAAGATGAATCTTGGGGCCATGCAGGTCATGTTCAAGTTGAAAGATTACAATGGCGCCCACATTGAGGTTAAGGCAGTTGAGGACTACAAGTTCTTAAATTCCTCCTATGTCCCAGTGCTGAGGCAATTGGAGTCAGCGAACTTGCAGAGATTCTACTTTGAGAATAAGCTTGAGAATGCCACTAAGGACACGACCAACATGAAATTCAGGAACCCCAAATACTTGTCTATTCTGAATCACCTGAGGTTTTATTTGCCGGAGATGTACCCGAAATTGCACAGGATTTTGTTCTTGGATGATGATATAGTTGTGCAAAAGGACTTGACGGACTTGTGGAAGATTGACATGGACGGGAAGGTGAATGGCGCAGTGGAGACATGCTTCGGTTCTTTCCATCGTTACTCCCAGTACATGAATTTTTCGCATCCTctgattaaagaaaaattcaatccCAAGGCCTGTGCATGGGCATATGGAATGAACTTCTTCGATCTGGATGCTTGGAGGAGAGAGAAGTGCACAGAAGAGTATCACTACTGGCAAAATCTG AATGAGAACCGTACCTTGTGGAAACTGGGAACACTGCCTCCGGGTTTGATCACATTCTACTCCACGACAAAACCGCTGGACAAGTCGTGGCACGTTCTTGGGCTCGGTTACAATCCTAGCATAAGCATGGACGAGATTCACAATGCCGCGGTGGTTCACTTCAACGGGAACATGAAGCCGTGGCTCGACATAGCCATGAACCAGTTCAAGCCTCTATGGACCAAGCACGTCGACTACGACTTGGAGTTCATTCAGGCTTGCAATTTCGGCCTTTAA
- the LOC116189278 gene encoding S-protein homolog 6-like, which yields MSLINRISSFLLIIAMFLLVLGEAMATVTETTDKINFGLGPKVLVDISNKLPNGTSFTFHCKSKNDDLGTHVVEPGQKYGFRFRVNFFGTTLFFCGAKWQGGHVVFDIYKASRDDMYRCPYHCRWEARGDAIVGYMEHYPNPDIVIPWNK from the coding sequence ATGAGTCTGATTAATAGAATAAGTTCTTTCCTGTTAATAATTGCAATGTTTTTGCTGGTGCTGGGGGAAGCAATGGCCACTGTGACTGAGACAACCGATAAAATTAACTTCGGCTTGGGGCCGAAGGTGTTGGTCGATATCTCTAACAAGCTGCCCAATGGAACGAGCTTCACCTTCCACTGTAAATCGAAGAACGATGACCTCGGGACTCACGTGGTTGAGCCCGGGCAGAAGTATGGGTTCAGATTCAGGGTTAATTTCTTCGGCACCACGTTGTTCTTCTGCGGGGCGAAATGGCAGGGGGGGCATGTTGTGTTCGACATCTACAAAGCCAGCAGAGACGATATGTACAGGTGCCCTTATCACTGCAGATGGGAGGCACGAGGGGATGCTATCGTGGGATATATGGAGCACTACCCAAACCCCGACATTGTTATTCCCTGGAATAAGTAA